Proteins encoded in a region of the Saccharothrix ecbatanensis genome:
- a CDS encoding SpoIIE family protein phosphatase, protein MAVQRDPTGSALADLVARQRDEIDRLRAAARRQAVVEQAKGVLAERLSYRPDEAFEDMVRLAQATGADLVVIAAGVLGVPPPPLPPGPRPVPSDGHGEPARDGPRPDIPKPSPAPMGERTPQPVALAAIGTAADPEELADLVREHVGCDGVLVYLLEPDGGIRLEAAANVPAKVRLQWERVPPQLATGVLAAVRSGLPQWLPDLAEARRRYTLVGDPETVWRSRAWLPFRDRTRTAGVIGLLWADSHEFSAEEQWELEVLTGAAGSTLLALLSTEGAGQGRNWTLWVQHMLDVLPGSVALLGAVHGPDGGVVDFRFEAASPDAVDFAGRRYRQLVGRTILTSYPTVAGTELWAAYHRVLRTGVREVLDTFDYQENTPGLPQYGRYTLTIGKFGDGLILAWHEHEDPLQLERLRSVQRLGDIGWGEWNLVTNEIDWSEQLYVIFDRDPALGPMSLDEIRQSVVPEDLPILQNAVRRMLEQGERTDSELHLRAGDQIRCGRFIGEPVLDVEGRPVRLDVVLQDVTATRRAEKRMFDLSEQFAKEHQVANHLRSAVLPLPSRPLELPGMRVAVRYLAAEKWAQVGGDWYHAFPIDDGSTLLAIGDVAGHGLATAAAMAKLRFALTGAALTNPDPAGVLDVLNRMLTSGEGITLASAIVSRFEPTTRRLSWAQAGHPTPLLLRANEVHRLDRPTGTILGAVSGAVYATARTHLAPGDTVLMFTDGLIERRPSSGARGDDLERLMEEIIGFIADLDPAEMPQALTSRLVPATPLDDTCIVAATVTD, encoded by the coding sequence ATGGCAGTGCAGCGGGATCCGACCGGCTCCGCGCTGGCCGATCTCGTCGCCAGGCAGCGTGACGAGATCGACCGGCTGCGCGCCGCCGCGCGCCGACAGGCCGTGGTCGAGCAGGCCAAAGGGGTGCTCGCCGAGCGGCTGTCGTACCGACCGGACGAGGCGTTCGAGGACATGGTGCGGCTCGCGCAGGCCACGGGCGCCGACCTGGTCGTCATCGCCGCGGGCGTGCTGGGCGTGCCGCCGCCACCGCTGCCGCCCGGACCGCGCCCCGTGCCCAGCGACGGTCATGGCGAACCTGCCCGCGACGGGCCGCGACCCGACATCCCGAAGCCCTCACCGGCTCCGATGGGTGAACGCACGCCGCAGCCCGTGGCCCTCGCGGCGATCGGCACGGCGGCCGACCCCGAGGAACTGGCCGACCTCGTCCGCGAGCACGTCGGCTGCGACGGCGTGCTGGTCTACCTGCTGGAACCCGACGGCGGGATCCGGCTGGAGGCCGCCGCTAACGTGCCCGCCAAGGTGCGGCTGCAGTGGGAGCGGGTGCCGCCGCAGCTGGCGACGGGCGTCCTCGCCGCGGTCCGCAGCGGCCTGCCCCAGTGGCTGCCCGACCTGGCGGAGGCCCGTCGCCGGTACACCCTGGTCGGCGACCCCGAGACGGTGTGGAGGTCACGTGCCTGGCTCCCGTTCCGCGACCGGACGCGCACCGCCGGCGTGATCGGCCTGCTGTGGGCCGACAGCCACGAGTTCTCGGCCGAGGAGCAGTGGGAGCTGGAGGTGCTGACCGGCGCGGCGGGCTCCACGCTGCTGGCGTTGCTGAGCACGGAAGGCGCAGGTCAAGGCCGTAACTGGACGCTGTGGGTCCAGCACATGCTCGACGTGCTGCCCGGCTCGGTGGCGCTGCTCGGCGCGGTCCACGGCCCGGACGGGGGTGTGGTGGACTTCCGGTTCGAGGCCGCCAGCCCCGACGCGGTCGACTTCGCCGGCCGCCGGTACCGGCAACTGGTCGGGCGGACCATCCTCACCAGCTACCCGACGGTCGCGGGGACCGAGCTGTGGGCGGCGTACCACCGCGTGCTCCGCACGGGCGTGCGGGAGGTGCTGGACACCTTCGACTACCAGGAGAACACCCCCGGTCTGCCGCAGTACGGCCGCTACACGCTGACCATCGGCAAGTTCGGCGACGGGCTGATCCTGGCCTGGCACGAGCACGAGGACCCGTTGCAGCTGGAGCGGCTGCGCAGCGTCCAGCGCCTGGGCGACATCGGCTGGGGCGAGTGGAACCTCGTGACCAACGAGATCGACTGGTCCGAGCAGCTCTACGTCATCTTCGACCGCGACCCGGCGCTCGGCCCCATGTCGCTGGACGAGATCCGGCAGTCGGTCGTCCCCGAGGACCTGCCGATCCTCCAGAACGCCGTGCGCCGGATGCTGGAGCAGGGCGAGCGCACCGACTCGGAACTGCACCTGCGCGCCGGCGACCAGATCCGGTGCGGCCGGTTCATCGGCGAACCCGTGCTGGACGTCGAGGGCCGGCCGGTCCGGCTGGACGTCGTGCTCCAGGACGTGACCGCGACCCGGCGCGCGGAGAAGCGGATGTTCGACCTGAGCGAGCAGTTCGCGAAGGAGCACCAGGTGGCGAACCACCTGCGCTCCGCCGTGCTGCCGTTGCCGAGCCGGCCGCTCGAACTGCCCGGGATGCGCGTCGCCGTGCGCTACCTGGCGGCCGAGAAGTGGGCGCAGGTCGGCGGCGACTGGTACCACGCGTTCCCGATCGACGACGGCAGCACGTTGCTCGCGATCGGCGACGTGGCGGGCCACGGCCTGGCGACCGCGGCGGCGATGGCGAAGCTGCGGTTCGCGCTCACCGGCGCCGCGCTCACCAACCCCGACCCGGCCGGTGTCCTCGACGTGCTGAACCGGATGCTGACCAGCGGCGAAGGCATCACGCTGGCGTCGGCGATCGTCAGCCGGTTCGAGCCGACCACCCGCAGGCTGTCGTGGGCGCAAGCCGGCCACCCCACGCCGCTGCTGCTGCGGGCGAACGAGGTGCACCGGCTCGACCGGCCGACGGGCACCATCCTGGGCGCCGTGTCGGGAGCGGTGTACGCGACGGCCCGCACCCACCTCGCCCCCGGTGACACCGTGCTGATGTTCACCGACGGCCTCATCGAACGCCGCCCCTCCTCCGGCGCGCGCGGTGACGACCTGGAACGGCTGATGGAGGAGATCATCGGGTTCATCGCCGACCTGGACCCGGCGGAGATGCCGCAGGCGCTGACCTCCCGCCTGGTCCCCGCCACCCCGCTGGACGACACCTGCATCGTGGCCGCCACCGTCACCGACTGA
- a CDS encoding carbohydrate ABC transporter permease, producing MTSISVPVEAPPAPPAPPARRVRRQRPDRKGWLFVAPFLVVFALVFLAPIVYAMWLSLFREQVFFGGTEFVGLDNYAAVLTDAKFWESFLRVLLFLVVQVPVMLLLALVAALAIDSARLHASGFFRVVIFLPYAVPGVVAVLMWGFIYGDNFGLAADLNEWLGRKAVVPLSDDWILPSIGNIVTWEFVGYNMLIFYSALKVVPNDLYEAAAIDGAGTMRTVLSIKLPAIRGAVVIATIFSIIGSFQLFNEPNILRALAPNVISTFYTPNMYAYNLSFGGQQYDYSATVAIVMGVITAIIAYVVQLRGTRKGV from the coding sequence ATGACGTCGATCTCGGTGCCGGTCGAGGCACCGCCGGCACCGCCGGCACCCCCGGCGCGCCGTGTCCGCCGCCAGCGCCCCGACCGGAAGGGCTGGTTGTTCGTCGCGCCGTTCCTGGTGGTGTTCGCGCTGGTGTTCCTGGCTCCGATCGTCTACGCGATGTGGTTGAGCCTGTTCCGGGAGCAGGTGTTCTTCGGCGGCACGGAGTTCGTCGGGTTGGACAACTACGCGGCGGTCCTCACGGACGCGAAGTTCTGGGAGTCGTTCCTGCGGGTCCTGCTCTTCCTGGTGGTCCAGGTGCCGGTCATGTTGCTGCTGGCGCTGGTGGCGGCGTTGGCGATCGACAGCGCCCGGCTGCACGCGTCCGGCTTCTTCCGGGTCGTGATCTTCCTGCCCTACGCCGTGCCCGGGGTCGTCGCGGTCCTGATGTGGGGCTTCATCTACGGCGACAACTTCGGCCTCGCGGCCGACCTGAACGAGTGGCTCGGCCGCAAGGCCGTCGTGCCACTGTCGGACGACTGGATCCTCCCGTCCATCGGCAACATCGTGACCTGGGAATTCGTCGGCTACAACATGCTGATCTTCTACTCCGCGTTGAAGGTCGTCCCGAACGACCTGTACGAGGCGGCGGCCATCGACGGCGCCGGGACGATGCGCACGGTCCTGAGCATCAAACTGCCCGCCATCCGCGGCGCGGTGGTGATCGCGACGATCTTCTCGATCATCGGCAGCTTCCAGCTGTTCAACGAGCCCAACATCCTGCGCGCCCTGGCGCCCAACGTGATCAGCACCTTCTACACACCCAACATGTACGCCTACAACCTCTCCTTCGGCGGCCAGCAGTACGACTACTCGGCCACCGTGGCGATCGTCATGGGCGTCATCACCGCGATCATCGCCTACGTCGTGCAGCTGCGCGGCACGCGGAAGGGTGTGTGA
- a CDS encoding carbohydrate ABC transporter permease, translated as MSLFLVYTLVPLAWLLISATKTQPALFNTSGLSFGDSFALFDNIVETFTHDDGIFLRWLGNTLLYVVVGAGGATILATAAGYGMAKYRFPGRRAVFAVLLGAIAIPGTALAVPTFLMFSKLGLTNTPWAIIIPSLISPFGLYLVWVYAVEAVPDEVIEAARIDGAGEVRIFLTVTLRLLLPGVVTVALFAVVSTWNNYFLPLIMLSEPDWYPLTVGLNQWSAQAAGVGAEPIYHLVITGSVLTIIPLVAAFLLLQRFWQSGLSAGSVKQ; from the coding sequence ATGTCGCTGTTCCTGGTCTACACGCTGGTGCCGCTGGCGTGGCTGCTGATCAGCGCGACCAAGACACAGCCGGCGCTGTTCAACACATCGGGTCTGTCCTTCGGCGACTCGTTCGCGCTGTTCGACAACATCGTCGAGACGTTCACCCACGACGACGGGATCTTCCTGCGCTGGCTGGGCAACACCCTGCTGTACGTCGTGGTCGGCGCGGGCGGCGCGACCATCCTCGCGACGGCCGCCGGGTACGGCATGGCCAAGTACCGCTTCCCGGGCCGCCGCGCGGTGTTCGCCGTGCTGCTGGGCGCCATCGCCATCCCCGGCACCGCCTTGGCCGTGCCGACGTTCCTCATGTTCAGCAAGCTGGGGCTGACGAACACCCCGTGGGCGATCATCATCCCGTCGCTGATCAGCCCGTTCGGCCTGTACCTGGTGTGGGTCTACGCCGTCGAGGCGGTCCCGGACGAGGTGATCGAGGCGGCCCGCATCGACGGCGCCGGCGAGGTGCGGATCTTCCTCACGGTGACGCTGCGGCTGCTCCTGCCAGGCGTCGTCACTGTCGCGCTGTTCGCCGTGGTGTCGACCTGGAACAACTACTTCCTGCCGCTGATCATGCTCAGCGAACCGGACTGGTACCCGCTGACCGTGGGCCTCAACCAGTGGAGCGCCCAGGCTGCGGGAGTCGGCGCGGAACCGATCTACCACCTCGTGATCACCGGATCGGTGCTCACCATCATCCCGCTCGTCGCCGCATTCCTCCTGCTCCAGCGCTTCTGGCAGTCGGGGCTGAGCGCGGGCAGCGTCAAGCAGTAG
- a CDS encoding ABC transporter substrate-binding protein, which yields MSPMKHRARAAVAVAGLLVAALAACSSGSDSTTPGGATGTPDAVDAALKAGGELTYWSWTPSAKAQVEAFQKEFPNVKVNYVNAGTGNDHYTKLQNAVKAGSGAPDVAQIEYQALPQFALTGALVDLGQYGFNEFEKDYTASTWGSVKVGGGLYGLPQDSGPMALFYNKQVFDQHGIAVPKTWDEYVAAAEKLHAADPTKYITSDTGDAGFTTSMIWQAGGKPFTTDGKSVKINLQDAGTKKFTAMWSPLVEKKLVSSINGWSDEWYKALGDGTISTLLAGAWMPGVLESSVKDGAGKWAVAPLPTYDGKPVTAENGGGGQSVLKQSANPALAAGFVRWLNHDNGVKPFLESGGFPATTADLGSAAFKDKASAYFGGQQINQILTASAGQVATGWSYLPYQLYANSIFADTVGKSYLNSSHLDPSLADWQKSLVDYGGQQGFTVTTS from the coding sequence ATGTCACCCATGAAGCACCGCGCGAGAGCGGCCGTCGCAGTGGCGGGCTTGCTCGTCGCCGCGCTCGCGGCCTGCTCCTCGGGGTCCGACAGCACCACCCCGGGCGGTGCCACCGGTACCCCCGACGCGGTCGACGCCGCGCTGAAGGCGGGCGGCGAGCTCACCTACTGGAGCTGGACGCCGTCGGCCAAGGCCCAGGTGGAGGCGTTCCAGAAGGAGTTCCCGAACGTCAAGGTCAACTACGTCAACGCGGGCACCGGCAACGACCACTACACCAAGCTCCAGAACGCCGTGAAGGCCGGCTCCGGCGCGCCGGACGTCGCCCAGATCGAGTACCAGGCGCTGCCGCAGTTCGCGCTCACCGGCGCGCTGGTCGACCTCGGCCAGTACGGCTTCAACGAGTTCGAGAAGGACTACACGGCCTCCACCTGGGGTTCGGTGAAGGTCGGCGGCGGTCTGTACGGCCTGCCGCAGGACTCGGGCCCCATGGCGCTGTTCTACAACAAGCAGGTGTTCGACCAGCACGGCATCGCGGTCCCCAAGACGTGGGACGAGTACGTGGCGGCGGCCGAGAAGCTGCACGCGGCGGACCCGACCAAGTACATCACCTCCGACACCGGTGACGCCGGCTTCACCACCAGCATGATCTGGCAGGCGGGCGGCAAGCCGTTCACCACCGACGGCAAGTCCGTGAAGATCAACCTCCAGGACGCGGGCACCAAGAAGTTCACCGCGATGTGGAGCCCGCTGGTGGAGAAGAAGCTGGTCTCGTCCATCAACGGCTGGTCCGACGAGTGGTACAAGGCGCTGGGTGACGGCACCATCTCCACGCTGCTGGCCGGCGCGTGGATGCCGGGCGTGCTGGAGTCGTCCGTCAAGGACGGCGCGGGCAAGTGGGCCGTGGCGCCGCTGCCCACCTACGACGGCAAGCCGGTCACCGCGGAGAACGGCGGCGGCGGGCAGTCCGTGCTCAAGCAGAGCGCCAACCCGGCGTTGGCCGCGGGCTTCGTCCGCTGGCTCAACCACGACAACGGCGTCAAGCCGTTCCTGGAGAGCGGCGGCTTCCCCGCCACCACCGCCGACCTCGGTTCCGCCGCGTTCAAGGACAAGGCGTCGGCGTACTTCGGCGGACAGCAGATCAACCAGATCCTGACCGCCTCGGCGGGCCAGGTCGCCACCGGCTGGAGCTACCTGCCCTACCAGCTCTACGCCAACAGCATCTTCGCCGACACGGTCGGCAAGTCGTACCTGAACTCGTCGCACCTCGACCCGAGCCTGGCCGACTGGCAGAAGTCGCTGGTCGACTACGGCGGCCAGCAGGGGTTCACCGTCACCACGAGCTGA
- a CDS encoding glycoside hydrolase family 35 protein, whose translation MPDFTIGERDFLLDGRPFRVLSGALHYFRVHPDLWADRIDKARRMGLNTIETYVPWNAHAPTPDVFDLSGGLDLGRFLRLVGEAGMKAIVRPGPFICAEWDNGGLPAWLFRDPDVGVRRTEPRYLAAVREYLERVYAVVEPVQVQHGGPVILVQIENEYGAFGDDKTYLEALVEYTKAAGITVPLTTVDQPTDDMLAAGSIDGLHKTASFGSRSAERLATLRRHQPTGPLMCSEFWNGWFDYWGSHHHTTSAEDAAAELDALLSEGASVNFYMFHGGTNFGLTSGANDKGVYRPTITSYDYDAPLDEAGNPTAKYHAFREVIARYHDVPGVPPPAARPAPEFTVPLGHHVPLLDSPERWGAWQHHSTLPTFDELTPTPHFALLRTWIDHPGPAVLCFGEVRDRASVFLNGQPVGVLLREHHQRALGISKAVGELVVLVEDRGRVNYGPRIGEPKGVIGGATLDGEPMRNWDVLPLDLDALRGPWHVDSAPLAGQVGGPVLVRDEFTLDEPADLHLDTKGWGNGVVWVNGFCLGRYSSLGPQRTLYVPGPVVRAGVNEIVVFETGVMTSPVARFAPGPLLGHTEL comes from the coding sequence GTGCCTGACTTCACCATCGGCGAGCGCGACTTCCTGCTCGACGGCCGGCCGTTCCGCGTCCTGTCCGGCGCGTTGCACTACTTCCGCGTGCACCCGGACCTCTGGGCGGACCGGATCGACAAGGCCAGGCGGATGGGCCTGAACACCATCGAGACCTACGTCCCATGGAACGCACACGCGCCGACCCCGGACGTGTTCGACCTGTCCGGCGGGCTGGACCTGGGCCGCTTCCTGCGGCTGGTCGGCGAGGCCGGGATGAAGGCCATCGTGCGGCCCGGCCCGTTCATCTGCGCGGAGTGGGACAACGGCGGTCTGCCCGCCTGGCTGTTCCGCGACCCCGATGTCGGCGTCCGCAGGACCGAACCCCGTTACCTGGCGGCGGTCCGCGAGTACCTCGAACGCGTGTACGCCGTGGTCGAGCCCGTCCAGGTGCAGCACGGCGGTCCGGTGATCCTCGTGCAGATCGAGAACGAGTACGGCGCGTTCGGCGACGACAAGACGTACCTCGAAGCACTGGTGGAGTACACCAAGGCGGCGGGGATCACCGTGCCGCTGACCACCGTCGACCAGCCGACCGACGACATGCTCGCCGCGGGCAGCATCGACGGGCTGCACAAGACGGCGTCGTTCGGCTCGCGCAGTGCCGAACGCCTGGCCACGCTGCGCAGGCACCAGCCGACCGGGCCGCTGATGTGCTCGGAGTTCTGGAACGGCTGGTTCGACTACTGGGGCTCGCACCACCACACCACGTCCGCCGAGGACGCCGCCGCAGAACTCGACGCCCTGCTGTCGGAGGGCGCGTCGGTGAACTTCTACATGTTCCACGGCGGCACGAACTTCGGACTCACCAGCGGCGCCAACGACAAGGGCGTCTACCGGCCCACCATCACCTCGTACGACTACGACGCGCCGCTGGACGAGGCGGGCAACCCCACCGCGAAGTACCACGCGTTCCGCGAAGTGATCGCCCGCTACCACGACGTGCCGGGCGTGCCGCCGCCCGCCGCTCGACCGGCGCCGGAGTTCACCGTTCCGCTGGGCCACCACGTCCCGCTGCTCGACTCGCCGGAACGGTGGGGCGCCTGGCAGCACCACAGCACGCTGCCGACGTTCGACGAGCTCACCCCCACGCCGCACTTCGCCTTGCTGCGCACGTGGATCGACCACCCCGGCCCGGCCGTGCTGTGCTTCGGCGAGGTGCGCGACCGCGCGTCGGTGTTCCTCAACGGCCAACCCGTCGGGGTTCTGCTGCGTGAGCACCACCAGCGCGCGCTCGGGATCAGCAAGGCCGTGGGTGAGCTGGTGGTGCTGGTGGAGGACCGGGGACGGGTCAACTACGGCCCGCGCATCGGTGAGCCCAAGGGCGTCATCGGCGGCGCGACCCTGGACGGCGAGCCCATGCGGAACTGGGACGTCCTGCCGCTCGACCTCGACGCGCTGCGCGGGCCGTGGCACGTCGACAGCGCCCCGCTCGCCGGCCAGGTCGGCGGTCCCGTCCTCGTCCGCGACGAGTTCACCCTGGACGAGCCGGCCGACCTCCACCTCGACACCAAGGGCTGGGGCAACGGTGTGGTGTGGGTCAACGGCTTCTGCCTCGGCCGCTACTCGTCGCTCGGACCGCAGCGGACGCTGTACGTGCCGGGTCCGGTCGTGCGCGCGGGCGTCAACGAGATCGTCGTCTTCGAGACCGGCGTGATGACGTCCCCGGTGGCCCGGTTCGCGCCCGGCCCCCTGCTCGGTCACACCGAGCTGTGA
- a CDS encoding ABC transporter substrate-binding protein: MLTAVALAGCGATEDAEPTGADAVRAALDKPTTLTFWTWVPNIEKAVDRFEIAHPKIKIDVVNAGQSADQYQRLQHAISGPVGGPDLAQIEYFALPQFAISGQIVDLTEYGVGDLKHRFTASAWSQVQVDDKVYGIPQDTGPMAMFYRKDIFDRLGIEPPKTWEDYRKAGRRIKQAQPGTFISSLDPRNPGTVESLIWQAGGKPFATRPNKAVGVDLTADKGVEAFADTWGSMLAEGTVEPVTEWTDEWWQAMADGKYATWMAGAWAPANLEKSIPQSAGMWAVAPMPQFDPAKPTAAEHGGSSIAVTSRSKHKAAAVAFAQWLNSDPDGAAALNAEVRLFPATTQLLDDPSFRDRPAPFFGGQAVNQVFAEVSERVVADWQYLPYQAYANTTFDSTVGKAIAGDSDVKTGLARWQDSIARYGEDNGFTVSVG; the protein is encoded by the coding sequence ATGCTCACCGCCGTGGCGCTCGCCGGCTGTGGCGCCACCGAAGACGCTGAGCCCACCGGCGCGGACGCGGTGCGCGCCGCGCTCGACAAGCCGACCACCCTCACGTTCTGGACGTGGGTGCCGAACATCGAGAAGGCCGTCGACCGGTTCGAGATCGCCCACCCCAAGATCAAGATCGACGTGGTCAACGCCGGTCAGAGCGCGGACCAGTACCAGCGGCTCCAGCACGCGATCAGCGGGCCGGTCGGCGGGCCGGACCTGGCGCAGATCGAGTACTTCGCCCTGCCGCAGTTCGCGATCTCCGGTCAGATCGTGGACCTCACCGAGTACGGCGTGGGCGATCTGAAGCACCGGTTCACCGCGTCGGCGTGGTCGCAGGTGCAGGTGGACGACAAGGTCTACGGCATCCCCCAGGACACCGGGCCGATGGCGATGTTCTACCGCAAGGACATCTTCGACCGGCTGGGCATCGAACCGCCGAAGACTTGGGAGGACTACCGCAAGGCCGGTCGCCGCATCAAGCAGGCGCAACCCGGCACCTTCATCTCCTCGCTGGACCCCCGCAACCCCGGCACGGTCGAGAGCCTCATCTGGCAGGCCGGCGGCAAGCCGTTCGCCACCCGGCCGAACAAGGCGGTCGGGGTCGACCTCACCGCGGACAAGGGTGTCGAGGCGTTCGCCGACACGTGGGGGTCGATGCTCGCGGAGGGCACCGTCGAGCCCGTCACCGAGTGGACCGACGAGTGGTGGCAGGCCATGGCCGACGGGAAGTACGCGACCTGGATGGCCGGCGCGTGGGCGCCCGCGAACCTGGAGAAGTCCATCCCGCAGAGCGCCGGGATGTGGGCCGTGGCGCCGATGCCGCAGTTCGACCCGGCCAAACCGACCGCGGCCGAGCACGGCGGTTCCTCGATCGCGGTCACGTCGAGGAGCAAGCACAAGGCCGCCGCGGTGGCCTTCGCGCAGTGGCTCAACTCCGACCCGGACGGCGCGGCGGCGCTCAACGCCGAGGTGCGCCTGTTCCCGGCGACCACGCAGCTGCTGGACGATCCGTCGTTCCGCGACCGGCCGGCGCCGTTCTTCGGTGGCCAGGCCGTCAACCAGGTCTTCGCCGAGGTGTCGGAGCGGGTGGTCGCCGACTGGCAGTACCTGCCGTACCAGGCCTACGCCAACACCACGTTCGACAGCACGGTGGGCAAGGCGATCGCGGGTGACTCGGATGTGAAGACCGGCTTGGCGCGGTGGCAGGACTCGATCGCGCGTTACGGCGAGGACAACGGCTTCACCGTGTCCGTGGGCTGA
- a CDS encoding SMI1/KNR4 family protein, which yields MSHDVDESWDRIEAWLRTNAPTTYEHVGVPARKADIPPVAALVGELPEDLIAWWRRSCGTTKPMAARLLVGYAPYSIEEALDCRSVMLGIADMLDIAGGKEQSAKPAGSPTRLSWSPMWVPIAGDSGGDDLFVDLRPGPERGCVMEWRETEGAAKPLWSSVADMLAEIADALDRGKDIDGVRPEVRDDGTIDWD from the coding sequence ATGTCACACGACGTCGACGAAAGCTGGGACCGCATCGAGGCGTGGTTGCGCACCAACGCGCCCACCACGTACGAGCACGTCGGCGTGCCGGCGCGCAAGGCCGACATCCCGCCGGTGGCGGCGCTGGTGGGCGAGCTGCCCGAAGACCTGATCGCTTGGTGGCGGCGTTCTTGCGGAACGACCAAACCCATGGCCGCCCGCCTGCTGGTCGGATACGCGCCGTACTCGATCGAAGAGGCCCTCGACTGCCGCTCGGTCATGCTGGGCATCGCGGACATGCTGGACATCGCGGGGGGCAAGGAGCAGTCGGCCAAACCCGCTGGCTCGCCCACCCGACTCTCCTGGTCGCCGATGTGGGTGCCCATCGCCGGCGACAGCGGCGGCGACGACCTGTTCGTCGACCTGCGTCCCGGTCCAGAGCGGGGCTGCGTCATGGAGTGGCGGGAGACCGAGGGCGCGGCGAAGCCGTTGTGGTCCAGCGTGGCCGACATGCTCGCCGAGATCGCCGACGCCCTCGACCGCGGCAAGGACATCGACGGCGTCCGCCCGGAGGTCCGGGACGACGGCACGATCGACTGGGACTGA
- a CDS encoding DUF3995 domain-containing protein, protein MSSPVPSLADTSSMPEPGRWAGYVTAVCAFLFAVSSFYWGFGGTFLLDTVGSEAVRLVEEGNVGIYVAVWFAGFVKVAGGVLALALVQPWGRRLFRHWMLLIAGWGAAVALVLYGGVQIGIQLMVLGGILVPPGGMDWRGFYGHLYVWDPWFIVWGLFMGITAFYYTRNARRRRALGTTA, encoded by the coding sequence ATGAGCAGCCCTGTGCCGAGCCTTGCGGACACGTCGTCGATGCCCGAGCCAGGGCGTTGGGCCGGGTACGTGACGGCCGTGTGCGCGTTCCTGTTCGCGGTGTCGAGTTTCTACTGGGGATTCGGGGGCACGTTCCTGCTCGACACGGTCGGGAGTGAGGCCGTCCGGTTGGTCGAGGAAGGCAACGTCGGCATCTATGTCGCGGTGTGGTTCGCGGGCTTCGTGAAGGTGGCGGGCGGTGTGCTGGCGCTCGCGTTGGTGCAACCGTGGGGCAGGCGGCTGTTCCGGCACTGGATGCTGCTCATCGCGGGGTGGGGCGCTGCTGTGGCGCTCGTGCTGTACGGCGGCGTGCAGATCGGCATCCAGCTGATGGTGCTGGGCGGAATCCTCGTGCCTCCCGGCGGGATGGACTGGCGCGGCTTCTACGGCCACCTCTACGTCTGGGACCCGTGGTTCATCGTGTGGGGTCTGTTCATGGGCATCACGGCGTTCTACTACACGCGCAACGCGCGGCGCAGGCGGGCACTCGGCACTACCGCGTGA
- a CDS encoding glutaredoxin domain-containing protein yields the protein MTAHDTVVEFYWRPGCPYCLALRAPLRSSGLPLREINIWEDPEAAARVRSVADGNETVPTVFVGAHAMVNPGMDQVLAAVREHSPELPPIEPRTPRWQPVAASLGLALLWVLLVVLSPTTTFHVAPALAAAAAPVTRRWLTGAPVPSRPAATVAVTGLVITLATTAVLTWQGLIAGPDVPGGGAPVAETVLLAVAGAVLGWRLARRGAR from the coding sequence ATGACAGCTCACGACACGGTGGTCGAGTTCTACTGGCGGCCGGGCTGCCCCTACTGCCTCGCCCTGCGCGCGCCGCTGCGGAGCAGTGGACTCCCGCTGCGGGAGATCAACATCTGGGAGGACCCGGAGGCCGCGGCTCGGGTGCGGTCGGTCGCGGACGGCAACGAGACCGTGCCCACGGTGTTCGTCGGGGCGCACGCCATGGTCAACCCCGGCATGGACCAAGTGCTGGCGGCCGTCCGTGAGCACTCCCCCGAGCTGCCCCCCATCGAGCCCAGGACTCCGCGGTGGCAGCCGGTGGCGGCGTCGCTCGGGCTCGCGCTGCTGTGGGTGCTGCTCGTGGTTCTCTCGCCCACGACCACCTTCCACGTCGCACCGGCGCTGGCTGCCGCCGCCGCTCCGGTCACCCGTCGCTGGCTCACCGGCGCCCCGGTCCCGTCCCGCCCGGCCGCGACCGTGGCCGTGACCGGCCTGGTCATCACCTTGGCGACCACGGCCGTGTTGACCTGGCAAGGGCTGATCGCCGGACCCGACGTCCCCGGAGGCGGCGCGCCGGTCGCGGAGACCGTGCTGCTGGCCGTCGCGGGCGCGGTGCTCGGCTGGCGGCTGGCCCGGCGCGGCGCCAGGTAA